GGGAAGTGAAGAAGACGAAATAATTGATAAAGGAAAAAGTCGGCCCTTATGAATAAGGGCCGATCTCTTATCTGAAATGAAAAGGAGGAACTGCTTATGAAGATGTATTTTCTCAAACGGTTGCTATCGCTCATCCCGGTCCTATTCATCGTTTCAATCGTCATTTTCATGATCATCCATTTAACACCGGGCGATCCAGCTTCATTGGTGCTTGGTGAAGAAGCGACGGAAGAACAGATTCAAGCTCTGCGCGCCAATATGGGACTCGATCTCCCGATTGTGACACAGTACTTTCATTGGATTGGAAATGCCCTCCAAGGGGATCTAGGCACTTCTTATTTCATGCGGCAACCTGTGACGGAAGCGATTGTAAGCCATTTAGCTCCAACCATTTCAGTGGCGATCATTGCAGGAACCATCTCGCTCCTCATTTCCATTCCAATCGGTATTTTGGCGGCGACACGCAGAGGCACGAACACAGACAGAACTGTTATGGGAATTTCATTGATTGGAATGAGCGTTCCAAGTTTTCTGCTTGGCTTGTTTCTAATCCTGCTTTTTGGCGTCAAGCTGCGCTGGCTCCCTGTAGCCGGCTATCAGCCTATTACCGATGGGTTTCTTGGACATATCAAATATCTGATTTTGCCATCCATTGCACTGGGTTCCATGCATGCGGCGCTTATTGCAAGAATGACCCGTTCAAGCTTGCTTGAAGTTTTGAACATGAATTACATAAAGACAGCCCGTTCAAAAGGGGTCCACGAATATTTGATCATTACGCGCCATACGTTGCGAAATGCGTTTCTACCCATCCTCACAGTCATCGGACAGACATTCGGCTCGCTGATTGCAGGGGCTGTCGTGACGGAAACGATTTTCAACATCCCTGGAATCGGACAATTGATCATCAATTCAGTTGAACGAAGAGATTATGCGGTTATTCAAGGCGTAGTTCTATTCGTCACATGCACCTATGTGCTAATCAATCTAATCGTCGACTTACTATATGGTGTCATTGATCCGCGGGTCAGATTGAACAAGAAATGATGGGGGAGGGACTCATGTGCATGTAGCTCAGGAACAAGACAAACTGTTGAAAGATGAATTCATTCTTGCGAAGAAACGATTAAAACGCCATCAGAAAAAACTTCTGTTTCGAAGACTGATACGCAATCGGGGCATTCTGTTTGGCGGAATCATAATGGTGTTATTGACATTGCTGGCGGTTTTCGGTCCGATATTTGTTCCGTACGACCCGTACGAAATGGTTGTGACGGATCGATTAATGGCTCCTGGTGCCCAACATTTTCTTGGTACTGACAACTTTGGACGGGATTTGCTCACCCGAATGGCGTATGGTGCACGCGTGTCTCTTAGCGTCGGTTTGTCAGTCGCTCTTCTCGCTTGTTTCTTTGGAATGCTGATCGGTTTGCTGGCAAGCTATTTCAAAGCGCTCGATAACGTTTTGATGAGAATATGCGACGGTTTGATGGCAATTCCAGGAGTTTTGCTTGCAATCGCTTTGGTGGCGGCTCTTGGCCCTAAAATGGAAAACGTCATCCTCGCATTGACGATTGTATTCGTACCGAACGTCGCTCGTGTCGTCCGTTCAGCAGCAATTGTTATCCGCGAAGAAACGTATATAGAAGCAATTCGTGCACAAGGGGCAAAAACGTGGCGGATCATCGTGTTGCATATCGCGCCGAATACAGTTGCTCCATTGATCGTCCAGGCTTCTTTCATTTTTGCAGATGCCATTATTACCGAAGCGGCATTGAGTTTCCTTGGAGCGGGGATACCGGCCCCGGATCCAAGCTGGGGCAATATTTTGCATGACGGGAAAGTGTTCATTTTCAATGCTTGGTGGATGACTGTTTTCCCAGGGATTCTAATTGTGCTGTCGGTTTTCGGCTTGAATTTATTGGGTGATGGCATTCGTGATTATATCGATCCTCATACAAGCAAATGACACTGGATGTAGGTGAAAAAGGAGGGTGCTAGAATGAGTCGGGAAAAATTACTGGAAGTGAAAAATCTGAAGACGCACTTTAATACGGAAAACGGCAGAGTGACCGCGGTCGATGATGTCTCCTTTCATGTTGATAAAGGTGAAATATTAGGGATTGTAGGGGAGTCGGGATGCGGGAAAAGTGTGACATCCCAGTCCATTCTTCGGCTATTTGACGAAAAATACTTAGTGAAATATGAAGGCGAAGTCTTTTTCAAAGGTGATATAGATTTATTGAAGTTATCCAAATCCGAAATGAGACATGCTCGCGGCAATGAAATTTCCATGATCTTTCAAGACCCGCTTAGTTCATTGAATCCAGTCCTGACAATCGGTTTTCAAATCGCTGAAGCTCTTATGCTGCATGAAAAAATTACAAAAGAGGCTGCGTTTGCGCAGGCAATTGAAATGTTAAAGCTGACAGGCATTCCATCCCCTGAAAAACGGGTGCATGATTATCCTCACCAATTATCCGGCGGAATGAGGCAGCGTGTCATGATCGCTATGTCGCTAGCATGCAAACCGAGACTGCTCATTGCGGACGAACCGACAACTGCATTGGATGTCACTATTCAATCTCAGATTTTGGACCTGATCGAAGATATTAATAAGCGCTTTGATATGGGGGTTATCTTCATCACGCATGATTTAGGGGTTGTCGCAGGCCTTTGTGATCGGGTCGTAGTTATGTACTTGGGTCAAATCGTCGAAGAGGCGGACATCCTGAATTTATTTGAAAACCCGATGCACCCCTATACGAAAGGTCTTATAAAATCGATACCGCATATGGATGGCGACAGGAAAGAGGAATTACATGTCATTTCAGGAACAGTGCCGTCCCTCGAAAATGTACCGGTCGGTTGCCGATTCGCGGAGAGATGCCAATTTGCCGATGAACTTTGCCAAACGAAAATGCCTGATCTAAGGGTGATAGGAGAAGGTCAGAAAGTACGATGCTGGCATGCGGAGAAAATAGCGGAGCAAGAGGAGGCGCCAGTGTATGTTACAAGCTGAAACCGAAAAGAAAGTGCTGCTTGAAGTACAAGGGTTGAAAAAATACTTTCCGGTGAAAGGTCTAGGGATGTTCGGGGGAACCCAACAGTATGTGAAAGCGGTGGATGATGTAAGTTTTACGTTATATGAAGGGGAAACGTTTGGGCTTGTCGGTGAATCGGGCTGCGGGAAAAGTACAACGGGAAGGACGATCATGCGGTTGACGGAGCCGACCGAGGGAAAGGCGGTATATCGGAACGTGGACATCTTCGGACAATCCGGTAAACAGCTTAGGAAGACACGTGAAGAAATCCAAATGGTGTTCCAGGATCCGTATTCTTCGTTAAATCCGCGTAAACGGATTGGGAGTACACTCCAAGAGCCGTTGATCGTCCATAAACTCGGACAGCGGAAAGACCATACGGAACGTGTAATGGATATTATGCAGAAAGTCGGCCTGCAGCTTGACCACTTCTACCGTTTCCCACACGAATTCTCAGGCGGGCAACGGCAACGTATCGGGTTGGCGCGTGCATTGATCGCTAATCCGAAATTAATCATTTGTGATGAACCGGTTTCCGCATTGGATGTATCTATTCAATCCCAAATCGTAAATCTATTGCAGAGAATGCAAAAGGAATTCAACTTAACGTATTTGTTCATTGCACACGATATAAGTGTCGTTCGACATATCTCAGATCGGATAGGCGTCATGTACTTAGGGAAAATGGTGGAGACTGCGCCGACGGATAAACTTATCGAAAAGCCATTGCATCCATATACGCAAGCTCTTTTATCCGCGGTGCCGCTGCCGAATCCACGCATTAAACGAGAACGGATTACGCTAAAAGGCGAAATTCCGTCCCCGCTGAATCCGCCGTCGGGTTGCGTATTTCACACTCGCTGTCCGTTCGTAATGGATAAGTGTAAAACGGTTCAACCCCTCAATAAGGAAGTTGGGCAGGATCATTTTGTCGCTTGCCATTTATATGACTAAGGAGGGCCATTGATGACTGATGAAGAGACACTATTATTGGATTTTTTAACAGTGAACTCCGCATACGAAGCGAAGGTTATCCCGGGAACAGGGACATTCACCTTCCTTTCGAAAATGACAGGTATCCCTCAAGTGTGGAAGCTCGACGCGAACGGTGTGCCGTTCCAATTCATAGACATGCATGATCGCGTAATGAGTGTTCACCATTCACCCGCCGGAGACCGGACAGTCTTGGGGGTTGATAGCAAGGGGAATGAAAAACAGCAACTGTATATCGTTGACGCGACCGGAAACAAATCCGAAGTTCTTGTGGAATCAACCGACAATTTCCATTATGTCGGTGGCTGGTCAAAGGACGGCAGGTATCTATCCTATTCCAGCAACCGTCGTCATCCCGGTTATTTCGATATGTTCATTATCGACGTGGATACGAAAGAGGTTGAGCAGGTATTTACGTGTGACAAAAATTGTGTTCCACTCGGTTGGCTGGACGACAAATCGATTTTTATTAGCATCAAGGAAACGAATATCGACAGTTCCGTTTACATCGTCAATATCCGAACGAAGGAAAAGGTGCTTCTAGGTCCGGATGGGGCAGTTGCCCGTATATTATCCCCGATTACAAGGAATGACGAAGGGTTCGTCCTTACGGATGTAAATGAGGATACGCTGCATTTATGCAGGTTTTCAGTAGGGAATCCTGGCAGCCTTGAAAAGCTTCTCCATTGGGAGAAATGGGATATGGAAGAGATAGCACTTTCGCCGGATGGAGAAGCGCTTTCTTTTACATTGAATGAAGGCGGTATTACGAGATTAGGTGTTTATTATCCAGGTCTGAAGACTTGTGAATTAATTGATTCGCTTCCGGAAGGCGTTATCGGATCACTATCATGGCTATCGAATCAATCATTTTTATTTACACTGAAAACCCCGACGAATCCGGGAGATATTTGGAAATATGATTTGGCTGCGAAAAAAGTGGAGCGATTGACATTCATAGGTCAATCGAAGTCCGTCGGCAAGTATTGGATAGAACCCGAACTGCACACCTATCAATCTTTTGATGGCTTGGAGATACCTTATTTCTTTTATAACAAAGATAAGGAAGGACAGAAGCCTGCTGTCATTTACGTGCATGGGGGACCTGAAGGACAGTCGAAGGCGGAGTACAATCCTGTATTGCAATATCTTGTGTACAAAGGTTTCGCGGTAGCAGTCCCGAATATCCGAGGGAGCAATGGGTATGGCAGGAACTATTTGAAGCTGGATGACGCGGATAAAAGGATGGACGCAGTGGCAGACTTGGCAAGTTTGGCAAAAGATCTAGCTGCATCCCATGATGTTGATCCCGATAGGATCGGTATTATGGGCAGAAGCTATGGCGGGTTCATGGTGTTGTCAGCATTGACGCACTATCCGGATCTATGGGCTGCTGGCGTCGATATCGTCGGGATGTCCAATTTGAAGACCTTCTTGACGAATACGGGGGAGTGGCGAAGGTATTTGCGTGAGTGTGAATATGGTTCCCTTGAGAAATACAGCGAGTACTTCGATGAAACTGCTCCTATGAATCTAACGCATAAAATTACAGCGCCTTTGCTCGTTTTCCACGGCAGAAATGATACGCGTGTGCCAGTGAGCGAAGCGGAACAGCTCGTTGCCGATTTAAAGACAGTAGAGCGGGAAGTTGAATTGGTCATCTTCGAAGATGAGGGCCATCAGACAGAGAAGATTGAGAATCATATTACGCTGCATACGAAGACAGTTGAGTTTTTTGATCGTCATCTAAATACTTCGAAAGTGGGGGACTTGTCACTATGAATGCATTGAAGCCGGAAGTCGTTGAGACAGTCAAAGCGCTTGCAAATGATGAAAGAGTGAAAAAAGCACTCGCGTTTTTGAAGTCGGATAATGACACGACGACGAATGAGCAAATTGAGCTAACCGGAATTGAATCACCGACATTCGATGAATGGGTCCGAGGGAAGGCATATAAGGAAAAACTTCAGCAATTAGGTATTCAGGATATCCAGGTGGATGAGGTGGGGAATGTGTTCGGTGTTCGAAAAGGAACCGGGAACGGGCCATCGCTCGTACTTTGCGCGCATCTCGATACCGTTTTTCCTGCAGGTACCGATGTTCAAGCAAAGTGGATTGACGGAAAGGTTTATGCACCGGGAATTGCGGATGATGGCCGTGGGTTGGCAGTTGTCCTGACGATTCTTCGGGCGCTGAATCATGCGGGCGTCGAGATGAAAGGTGATTTGATTGTCGGAGCGACAGTCGGGGAGGAAGGGCTCGGAGATTTACGTGGGGTGAAGCATCTATTTGAAACACGAGATGATATTGATGGGTTCATTTCCGTCGAACCTGGGTCGCCAGAGAGAATCACCTATTTAGGAACGGGCAGTAAACGGTATGCTGTAACGTATAAGGGGCCAGGGGGACATAGTTTCGGCAGTTTTGGGACGGCGAATCCAATTCACGCGCTTGGAAGAGCGATTGCGGGAATTTCCGTCTTGGAGACGCCTACCGACCCGAAGACGACGTATAATGTCGGTATCATTAGTGGTGGAACTTCGGTTAACACGATATCAGAGTCGGGCAAGATGATCATTGATCTACGTTCCAATTCAGAGGATGAGTTGGCGAAACTTGAGTCGAAGGTGCTTGAAATAATACAGCAGGCTGCTGATGATGAGAATTCATTCAGAGGGAAGCCAGGCGAAGTGACGGCCGACATCGAATTGGTTGGAAATCGACCGGCGGGCAGTCAAAGCCATGAGGCGGACATCGTGCAAACATCGATGGCGGCAGCAAGTGAACTCGGATTTAAACCGGTATTGGAAAATGCATCGAGTACGGATTCGAATGTGCCAATCAATCTCGGCATTCCGGCAGTTACACTTGGCGGTGGAGGAGATGCGGGAGGATTCCATACACTAAACGAATACTTTGACCCGACAGATGCCCATGTCGGTGCGCAAAAAATCCTGCTGACAGTTTTGGGTCTTCTTGGTTGCGGTAAAACGATTGAACCATTGCTTGCGAAACGCCAAGCGGAAATTGCCAGAGGGTAACTCATGGAAAAAGTGTATCAATTCATTGATGACAATAAGGAAATGTACCTTGAATGGTTAATGGAGATTTGCAAGATCCCCAGCGTCGCTGCTCAAAACCGCGGAATCGTTGAAGCGGTCATGCTGGTGAAGAAGCACTTGGAAAACTTACATGCGGACGTGCAAGTGATTGAAACGGAAGGGAATCCGATTGTTTTTGGGGAATTGAAGTCCGAGAGTGAGAGAACATTATCTTTCTATAATCATTATGATGTTCAACCGGAAGATCCGATTGATTTATGGGAAAGTCCTCCCTTTTCACCTGAAATTAGAGACGGGAAACTCTTTGCAAGAGGTGTTGCGGACAATAAGGGAACACTTATGGCGAGAATTTGCGCCGTTCACGCATACAAGCAAGTATATGGGGACTTGCCTGTGAACTTGAAGTTCATCGTGGAGGGCGAGGAAGAAATCGGCAGTCCGAATTTGGAAGCATTCGCTGACAAATATATTGATATGATACATGCGGATGCGAATATATGGGAAAATGGATTCAAAGATGTGGAAGGGAATCTACAAGTAAGTCTTGGCTGTAAAGGCATGCTCTATGTTGAATTGCATGCAACGGGCGCCAATACCGACCTTCATTCCGGAAGGGCAGCAATTGTTGAAAATCCTGCTTGGCGATTAGTTTGGGCGCTTGCTTCATTGAAGAATGAAAAAGATGAAATCCTCATTGAGGGCTTCTATGATAAAGTCCTTCCTTTGACAGAAGCGGAACGCAAGTTGACGGAAGGAATAGAGTACAAGGAAGAGGAGGAGCTCGAGCAACTGGGCTTGTCCCAATATATCAACGGATTGTCAGGGTTTGAGTTGAAAGAGAAATTGATCTTCCAGCCGACATGTACGATTTGCGGAATCGAATCAGGGTACACTGGACAAGGCTCGAAAACTGTCCTCCCTTCTGTTGCCAAAGTAAAGCTGGACTTCCGTCTCGTTTCAGAACAGGATCCCGATGAAATTCTGGAGCTATTGCAGATTCACTTGAGGAAACATGAGTTTGGTGACATTAAAGTAGTACCACTGAAAGGCACCCGGGCCGCCACGACAGACATTGAAGATCCTCTTGTTGATACAATCAAGCACAGCGCAAGGGAGTTTTACGGAAAAGAACCACAATTGCTGCGTTCCCAGGCAGGCACCGGACCGATGTATACATTTTGCCAGAAGTTCGGCATCCCTTCCGCGGGCTTCGGAGTAGGTCATGCAAACTCCAAAAATCATGCGCCAAATGAAAGCATTTACGTCGATGACTATTTTGAAGGCATAAAATTTATGGCACTGGTCATGCGTAATTTTGCGAAGTGATGGTGCTTCAAGGCGGTGCCATCAAAGTGGTGCCTGTGCAGCACGCTATTCAGTTTATTAACTACAATTGTATATTGTTAACTTGGGAAGCCGGTCATTCAGGGAAATGACTGGCTTTTTCTTGTGTATTTATACTTTTAGGTGAATTGTCATAAATGTGCCTTGCACAGGTACCGAAACACGAGGTTAAACGAAAACTCGTTTCATATACTAGTGGGTTAAAAAAGAGGATTTCATCCGATTTGTAGCGAATTCAACTTGAAACAGAATTCATTTAAACGATTTGGGGAAAGCTGTAAGGAATCCGACGGGAGCAGGAGCTGCTGGATCGGTTTTCCAAAAAGTCAATCTAGAACAACAAAAAGGGCTGTCCAGAAAATCGGCGATACCGACTTTCCGTGATAGCCCTGTCGTTGCGCTAAACTTTACTTGGCATTCTCATCAGGTTGATGAATTCCAAACACATTGCCTTCCGTGTCGATATAATATCCTTGCCACGCCATGCCGGGCAGGGCGTATTTAGGCATGGCCACAGTGCCGCCATTTGCCAGTATTTTCTCTTCGGTTGCATCGTAATTCTCCACACCCATTGTGCAAGCAAATCCATTCATAGCTTGTCCCACTTCTGGCGGAGCACTTTGACGCTGCATTAAAGCACCATTGATTCCAGGTTCGCTATCATCACCCGTCACTGCTCCGAAGTAAGGCATCCCCGCAAAATCAGTCCAATCTTGGAATGACCAACCAAATACCTCCCCATAAAACTTCGTTGCCCGCTCCATGTCATCTACATGAATTTCGAAATGAACTAATCTTCCCATGACTTCCTCCTGTTTTCGTGTTTTATTTTTGAATATTTATGTTTGTTCAATTAATTATACCACTGCATTCTAGGCTGTGTAAATGAGCTGTAGATTAGGGAATGATTAGTATTATCTATTGAATGAACAAAGTTATCGATTGAATACGGCGATTTATCTATCGAATTTGTGGAGTTATCTATTGAATCCAAGAAGTTATCTATTGAATATGAGAAGTTATCACCTAAATGGGGCTTTACGCCTAGCGATTGAAGGACGGTTCTACATGAGGAAGACAACCTGGCAGCGATTTAATACTGTCAGGATGTCTTTCTTTGTGTCTTTATCCAATCCGCATAAGTTGCAAACTGGCCATTTTATAACTGCAATGTTCTTGTAACTCAGCAATCAGTTGGACGACATCGCCTTCCTGTAAGGAGACTAGTTGAGTGTTTGTCAATGTCGTGGAAATTAAGGATTCCGTTACGGATGAATGGACATGGACGTTGTCATTTATTTTCACCCGAAATGCTGAAGGGGTGCAGCTGATGACTTTCGATTCCAGAACGACGGTGTAGCTAATTTGGTAAATTCCATCCTTTAAAGCTTGTAATCCATTGCGAACGACTTTGATGTCTTGTAACGGTCCGGCAATTTGGAAATGGACAGTCCCGGATGCCGAGCTTTTTGCTGTTGTATAGGCATAACCGTACGTCGTATCAAACGTTCCGGCAGGGCCGCGTTCCCCTTGAGGTCCTTGAGGTCCGGTTTCACCCCGTTCTCCTTGAGGTCCCCTTTCACCCCTTTCACCTTGTTCCCCTTTTTCACCCCGTTCTCCTTTCTGACCCGGCTTTCCGTCCAAACCTTGATAACCTCGGGGTCCCCGATCTCCTTTTGGACCAGGTGGACCTTGTTCCCCTTTAGGTCCGGGGCGCCCTGGTTCTCCTTGTGGTCCTTGATAGCCCCGCGGCCCTCTTCGTCCTCTGTTTTCACTGCCGCATTTACAGAAGAAATCTTCATTGCATTTTGGACACCGCTCCATTACTTTTCCTCCTTTCATTGAACTGTTTCTCATTGGGCATTCATCTGCGAATCGTAATGGGTACAGATGGAAGTGTGCCGCCGGAGCTGGATTGGATGGAGATTGCCCTCGTTTCATCCGGTTGGATAGTAGACCCCTCGACGCGGAATCCCCATTCGCCAAGTGCGTCGACCGGCACTTGAGCAAGAAGAACACCTGAAGCTTCATTTCCGATGTAGATTGAAATAGCGGCACCAGTACCTAACACATCCGAGGTTCCGGTAATTCTCCATTCTGCATCCCGTGTCCGGAATTCTGCCCGGGTGACCGTTATAGTACCTGTAGGTGTCGGGGTGGAATTAACCACATGGATGTGCACTTGATCGGTGGATGTACCTTCTTCACCGATGACCGTTAATTGAAAGATTAGCGTCTCTGTTGTGTCAGGGGCTATGAAAGAGGGGGTTAACGTATCTTCGTCTAGTAGTGCAACGGGTGTACCTGCCAGTTGTGTCCAAGTAAATGAAGTTATCGTGCCCGTTGAACCGGAGCCGTTCAGTGTCACCGTTGCGCCGAAAAGCACAGTCGCATCATCCCCGGCGTTTGCTGCAATTGGGGCTGGTGGAGACGGAGTACCGTTGACGGTTACCGGGATTGTTCGACTCCCACCAGCTGTAGAGCGAATTGTCACAGTGGCGGGGGCAGATGGGAGATTCATCGTAAGCCCGGCCGATGGAATGATGAGTTCCCCAAGTCCAAAGTCTTCTGCGGATAATGTTGGCGTACCGACTGCGTCACTGGAAACTGCTTGGATCGTCAGGTTTTGCGAATCGATATCAAAGTTTGCAGAAGCTGTAATGAAGTCGATGGGTGCCACATCTTTACGGCTGTCCGGCTCATCGCTCACATTTGTAACGGTAATCGAACTAGGTGGACGGTTTCCGGTAAATTGGACTCTCGCAAAATACAGTCCATTGCTTCCTGCTAATACGGTAGGGTCAAGCCCTGTCCCTGTCACTTGTATCAATTGATCGGTATCGTCGGAAGTAGCAAACACATCGATGACCCCAACATCCTCAGCGGTTTGGGTGTACGTTGCCCTTGGGACATCGACACCGGAAATTGTGGAAATTTTACCTAGCAGACTGAAGTTTCTCGTCTCAATGCAGTGGTCCGGATCAAACCCCGGTGTGGTGGAACGATCTGGCGAGCCGATTCCGATGCCGGGACCTTCAATGCGGAAATAGTTTTGTGGTTGCCCGGACTGGTCGACAAATGGACTTCCGATAATGGGGTGAAGCACGTTCGGATCACCGATGTATCCTGCGGGAGCTGCTGGTGCGACAGCCGGATCCCATTGCAGAAAAGGTTGGACACGGCTATTCAATACAACGTCAAAGTCTACGCCGTTCATTCCTCCAAAGTCTTCCGTGAAATTGATCTCTCCGACTGTCGGATTACGAGGATCGGCTTCTGCTATAAACGTGTCAACTCCATACGGGTGAGTGACGGTGTATTGTGCATTGGCTTGTAAACCGTCGACACGTACGCGGACTCTTGCAAACACGATTTGTTCAGTATCCCTTGGCACTTCATTCACAAATGCAGCTTCCAGCGCCAACACGAGCCTTGCCCTTTCCCCGGTGCCTGTCGTCATTTCCGCTTCTGCGAGTAGATAAAATCCCTCATCCGGATAGTTGTCGGGAAAAGATACAGGTTGTGTAGGTGCGGGTAAATCAGCGGATGCAATGCCCGAGAATGGATCAGTCGGGTCAACGTTCAATTGGAGGCGCAAGCCATTTTCATCCTTATACCAAATTGGAAAACCATCAAACGGATTGATGGGGCCAAGTCTCATAACATCTCTCCTAATAAAATGATAACTAAGGGAAACCACATCCCCTGAATCTACTATATGCCCAAGACTTTTGTAGAGGGGGGACAATTGAATCAGTGCGCCCTCTTTTATAGGGGCATTTCACTAGGACTAGTTTCATTTGGAAACAAATCGCCATAGCGTAAGTAGAGGTGAGGTCTTGGATATACCCATTTGGCTGTTCATCTATGTAGATAGTTGCTTGTTTCTCATCTTTTATTTGTATGTACGGAAAATCAAAAAGCGGATCGGTTTTCAATTGGGGATGAATATAAGCATGGTGATGGGTGGAATGATTGCAATGCTTTCGGGTGTTCTGTTCATTCATCAATTTCCTTTCCATTTCACGTATATTACAATGCTCTCCGCCCTGATCGGAATGGGATCGGGGGCCTTATTCGGCAAACTTTTTGATTATGAGACGTTTGTAACGGGCCTGACAAATGGGGCCGTTGTCGGATTAATGGCACCGATGATCGGGACCGTTGTCGAGATGCCCGGTAGATTCGTTTGGGGCCTCCACATTTTATTCGCTATGAGCATGGTTATGATTTTGAGTTCTGTTATAAGGTCGTGAGGCGACTT
The sequence above is drawn from the Sporosarcina luteola genome and encodes:
- a CDS encoding collagen-like protein encodes the protein MERCPKCNEDFFCKCGSENRGRRGPRGYQGPQGEPGRPGPKGEQGPPGPKGDRGPRGYQGLDGKPGQKGERGEKGEQGERGERGPQGERGETGPQGPQGERGPAGTFDTTYGYAYTTAKSSASGTVHFQIAGPLQDIKVVRNGLQALKDGIYQISYTVVLESKVISCTPSAFRVKINDNVHVHSSVTESLISTTLTNTQLVSLQEGDVVQLIAELQEHCSYKMASLQLMRIG
- a CDS encoding PKD domain-containing protein is translated as MRLGPINPFDGFPIWYKDENGLRLQLNVDPTDPFSGIASADLPAPTQPVSFPDNYPDEGFYLLAEAEMTTGTGERARLVLALEAAFVNEVPRDTEQIVFARVRVRVDGLQANAQYTVTHPYGVDTFIAEADPRNPTVGEINFTEDFGGMNGVDFDVVLNSRVQPFLQWDPAVAPAAPAGYIGDPNVLHPIIGSPFVDQSGQPQNYFRIEGPGIGIGSPDRSTTPGFDPDHCIETRNFSLLGKISTISGVDVPRATYTQTAEDVGVIDVFATSDDTDQLIQVTGTGLDPTVLAGSNGLYFARVQFTGNRPPSSITVTNVSDEPDSRKDVAPIDFITASANFDIDSQNLTIQAVSSDAVGTPTLSAEDFGLGELIIPSAGLTMNLPSAPATVTIRSTAGGSRTIPVTVNGTPSPPAPIAANAGDDATVLFGATVTLNGSGSTGTITSFTWTQLAGTPVALLDEDTLTPSFIAPDTTETLIFQLTVIGEEGTSTDQVHIHVVNSTPTPTGTITVTRAEFRTRDAEWRITGTSDVLGTGAAISIYIGNEASGVLLAQVPVDALGEWGFRVEGSTIQPDETRAISIQSSSGGTLPSVPITIRR